One region of Actinomycetota bacterium genomic DNA includes:
- a CDS encoding formate acetyltransferase has protein sequence MSAVETRTIEEIEKSGQWWWWAEHKRSKRLDYLRKAVWKKGAKGSGYNPGVKVDLERAVLFTEAFKANEADSLRMRYAKALANVFDNITIFIQDNAQIMGYLGSRPHTIVWHPEILFLLNEDLYNDRTVIPEPEAENLALIRELCDYWNPICTGAKVFNLVPPEEIVKLLTGVIGWGLPISRIGYATKQWDYMFRLGLEGILAEIDARIAEAEEHIYKKVPDPDELPYYEKLDVWKSMKVVLEAVIRWARRYSRLARIVAENFETDPKRKEELLRIAEVCEKVPARPPEHLHESLQFDHFIQIACRYEACEGAWPARPDYWHGPFYEKDVNQDKILTREEALDLTGEFLIRCYEVGWFWLMLARDTLQGITGTWVWTIGGVNEDGTDACNDMTDCLLEAARLVRVANPTFAFRYHPNVRMSTLRQVFECIRQGLGYPSMRNDPVLITNAMHWHKHPLREARRWVHQACMSPCPDTKLGCQPFRMANATIIAAKAVEYALFDGYDNTLQMQFGPHTGDASKFESFEELYQAWYTQIKWMMDTLVKLTNGGRYMAQYLDPRPLLSGLYERCVELGVDSSHPSERGNSWITFFAWMETGDSLAAVKKLVFDEKKYTMAQLVEALRANWEGYEEMRMDFVRAPKWGNDDDYVDQIHVRCHQDVAKHSWEIKDPTGNPWPPLPENIAAYVTNATKVWALPNGRRLGDTLYDGGCSPGAGLDKKGPTAVLRSVAKIDHIGDVRATLLNQRLSPQQLAGEKGFQIWYSYIKTWAELGIDHVQFNMVDNETLKAAQKEPEKYPELIVRIAGYSAHFVDLNKKTQDTIIARSVQELGT, from the coding sequence ATGTCAGCGGTAGAGACGAGGACCATCGAGGAGATCGAGAAGAGCGGGCAATGGTGGTGGTGGGCCGAGCACAAGCGTTCCAAGAGGCTCGACTACCTGCGCAAGGCGGTGTGGAAGAAGGGGGCCAAGGGCTCGGGCTACAACCCCGGGGTGAAGGTGGACCTGGAGAGGGCCGTTCTCTTCACCGAGGCCTTCAAGGCCAACGAGGCGGACAGCCTGCGCATGCGCTACGCCAAGGCCCTGGCCAACGTATTCGACAACATTACCATCTTCATCCAGGACAACGCCCAGATCATGGGTTACCTGGGGTCACGCCCTCACACCATAGTGTGGCACCCGGAGATCCTCTTCCTGCTCAACGAGGACCTCTACAACGACCGCACGGTGATCCCGGAGCCTGAGGCCGAGAACCTGGCCCTTATCCGGGAGCTATGCGACTACTGGAATCCCATCTGCACCGGGGCCAAGGTCTTCAACCTGGTGCCGCCGGAGGAGATCGTCAAGCTCCTCACCGGGGTCATCGGCTGGGGGCTCCCCATCTCCCGCATCGGGTACGCCACCAAGCAGTGGGACTACATGTTCAGGCTCGGACTGGAGGGCATCCTGGCCGAGATCGACGCCAGGATAGCCGAGGCCGAGGAGCACATATACAAAAAGGTGCCCGACCCGGACGAGCTCCCCTACTACGAGAAGCTGGACGTCTGGAAGTCCATGAAGGTGGTGCTGGAGGCGGTGATCCGCTGGGCACGCCGCTACAGCCGCCTGGCGAGGATCGTCGCCGAGAACTTCGAGACCGACCCCAAGCGCAAGGAGGAGCTGCTGCGCATAGCCGAGGTGTGCGAGAAGGTGCCCGCGCGCCCGCCAGAGCACCTGCACGAGTCGCTGCAGTTCGACCATTTCATCCAGATCGCCTGCCGCTACGAGGCCTGCGAGGGCGCCTGGCCAGCCCGACCCGACTACTGGCACGGCCCCTTCTACGAGAAGGACGTGAACCAGGATAAGATCCTCACCCGCGAGGAGGCCTTGGACCTCACGGGCGAATTCCTCATCCGCTGTTACGAGGTGGGGTGGTTCTGGCTCATGCTGGCGCGCGACACCCTGCAGGGGATCACCGGCACCTGGGTATGGACCATCGGGGGCGTGAACGAGGACGGCACCGACGCCTGCAACGACATGACTGACTGCCTGCTGGAGGCGGCCCGTCTGGTAAGGGTTGCCAACCCCACCTTCGCCTTCCGCTACCACCCCAACGTCAGGATGTCCACCCTGCGGCAGGTCTTCGAGTGCATCCGCCAGGGACTGGGTTATCCGTCCATGCGCAACGACCCCGTGCTCATCACCAACGCCATGCACTGGCACAAGCACCCGCTGCGGGAGGCGCGCCGCTGGGTGCACCAGGCCTGCATGTCGCCCTGCCCGGACACCAAGCTGGGTTGCCAGCCCTTCCGCATGGCCAACGCCACCATCATCGCCGCCAAAGCCGTCGAGTACGCGCTCTTCGACGGCTATGACAACACCCTCCAGATGCAGTTCGGCCCCCATACCGGGGACGCCTCCAAGTTCGAGTCCTTCGAGGAGCTCTATCAGGCCTGGTACACCCAGATCAAGTGGATGATGGACACCTTGGTAAAACTTACCAACGGCGGCCGTTACATGGCGCAGTACCTCGACCCCAGGCCGCTGCTCTCCGGGCTCTACGAGCGCTGCGTGGAGCTGGGCGTGGACTCCTCGCACCCCAGCGAGCGCGGCAACTCCTGGATCACCTTCTTCGCCTGGATGGAGACCGGAGACAGCCTGGCTGCGGTCAAGAAGCTGGTCTTCGACGAGAAGAAATACACCATGGCCCAGCTCGTCGAGGCCCTGCGCGCCAACTGGGAGGGCTACGAGGAGATGCGCATGGACTTCGTGCGCGCGCCCAAGTGGGGTAACGACGACGACTACGTGGACCAGATCCACGTGCGCTGCCACCAGGACGTGGCCAAACACTCTTGGGAGATCAAGGATCCCACCGGCAACCCCTGGCCTCCCCTGCCGGAGAACATCGCCGCCTACGTGACCAACGCCACCAAGGTGTGGGCGCTGCCCAACGGGCGCCGGCTGGGGGACACCCTCTACGACGGCGGCTGCTCTCCAGGGGCGGGACTGGACAAGAAGGGGCCCACGGCGGTGCTGCGCTCGGTGGCCAAGATCGACCACATCGGGGACGTGCGCGCCACCCTGCTCAACCAGAGGCTGTCGCCCCAGCAGCTCGCGGGCGAGAAGGGGTTCCAGATCTGGTACTCCTACATCAAGACCTGGGCGGAGCTGGGCATCGACCACGTGCAGTTCAACATGGTGGACAACGAGACCCTCAAGGCGGCCCAGAAGGAGCCGGAGAAGTACCCCGAGCTCATCGTGCGCATAGCCGGTTACAGCGCCCACTTCGTGGACCTGAACAAGAAGACCCAGGATACCATCATCGCCCGCAGCGTGCAGGAGCTGGGCACCTGA
- a CDS encoding glycyl-radical enzyme activating protein: MGAEGIGPEALVTNIQRYSINDGPGIRTTVFLKGCRLNCAWCHNPECINFGPEIYWKQSLCTQCGRCFSVCERGAVQPPIYLEAEGENAHYHKIDHSRCDLCMACVEACIYGALTRVGEPRSVEEVLEEVERDMPFYLNSGGGMTVTGGEPTAFPEFTLALLKGAKERGIHTCLDTSGFCEWEVLDALRPYVDIFLYDIKCLSSKQHLLRTGVSNSPILANLTRLAEAGESIIVRIPVIPGFNDSVEHMEKVAEFLAGLGPSLIRVDLLPFHNWCQDKYRWLGREWPYRDVESLAVSEVDDLLDVMEEKGIVVTIGG, encoded by the coding sequence ATGGGAGCTGAGGGTATAGGACCTGAAGCCTTGGTCACCAACATCCAGCGCTATTCCATCAACGACGGTCCGGGCATCCGCACCACCGTCTTCCTCAAGGGTTGCCGTCTGAACTGCGCCTGGTGCCATAACCCGGAGTGCATCAACTTCGGCCCCGAGATCTACTGGAAGCAGTCGCTGTGCACGCAGTGCGGGAGGTGCTTCTCCGTCTGCGAGAGAGGAGCTGTGCAGCCTCCCATCTACCTGGAAGCCGAGGGCGAGAACGCTCACTATCACAAGATCGACCACTCGCGCTGCGACCTCTGCATGGCCTGCGTCGAGGCCTGCATCTACGGCGCCCTTACCAGGGTCGGGGAGCCAAGGAGCGTGGAGGAGGTCCTGGAAGAGGTGGAGAGGGACATGCCCTTTTACCTCAATTCCGGGGGTGGGATGACGGTGACCGGCGGCGAGCCCACCGCCTTCCCGGAATTCACCCTGGCGCTGCTGAAGGGGGCCAAGGAGCGTGGCATACACACTTGCCTCGACACCAGCGGGTTCTGCGAATGGGAGGTGCTGGACGCGCTGCGTCCGTACGTGGACATCTTCCTCTACGACATCAAGTGCCTGAGCAGCAAGCAGCACCTCCTGCGCACGGGGGTGAGCAACTCCCCCATCCTCGCTAACCTCACTCGGCTGGCGGAGGCGGGCGAGAGCATCATCGTGCGCATCCCGGTCATACCGGGATTCAACGATTCCGTGGAACACATGGAGAAGGTGGCGGAGTTCCTGGCGGGGCTGGGGCCGTCCCTGATCCGAGTGGACCTGCTCCCCTTCCACAACTGGTGCCAGGACAAGTACCGCTGGCTGGGCCGCGAATGGCCTTATCGGGACGTCGAGAGCCTCGCCGTGAGCGAGGTGGACGACCTCTTGGACGTCATGGAAGAAAAAGGCATTGTCGTCACCATCGGAGGATGA
- a CDS encoding benzylsuccinate synthase gamma subunit family protein: MSCGDCKWFFPLEEDPSRGDCVQRESDGKSEYYTAKPHSADDAACEKYEAR; encoded by the coding sequence ATGAGCTGTGGAGACTGCAAGTGGTTCTTCCCCCTGGAGGAAGATCCCAGCCGCGGGGACTGCGTGCAGCGCGAGTCGGACGGCAAGAGCGAATACTACACCGCCAAACCGCACAGCGCCGACGACGCCGCGTGCGAGAAATACGAGGCCAGGTAG
- a CDS encoding biotin--[acetyl-CoA-carboxylase] ligase, with protein sequence MRSGFGERERELPSWEIREYDTLDSTNLEARRLLEGGVPEGLVVVARHQTGGRGRMGRQWLDLPGKSLMFSVALRESSGFRASVRVALAVRAAVVELGGRGPDLKWPNDLVYGERKVGGVLSESFARETGELVIVGLGLNVGYLPGELDIEARLPPTSLLIEEGRTWDRMELLRAALSGLRDRWGAAWDACMEEYRAHLAFLGREVTVNPPYALAGSSGRREEEVRGLLRGVDEEGNLLLEAGGELLRVASGDVAGG encoded by the coding sequence TTGAGGTCGGGCTTCGGTGAGCGGGAGAGAGAGCTGCCCTCCTGGGAGATAAGGGAATACGACACCCTGGACTCCACCAACCTGGAGGCGAGAAGGCTGCTGGAGGGGGGCGTTCCCGAGGGGCTGGTGGTGGTCGCGCGTCACCAGACGGGGGGACGGGGAAGGATGGGCCGCCAGTGGCTCGACCTCCCCGGCAAGAGCCTCATGTTCAGCGTGGCCTTGAGGGAATCGAGCGGCTTCCGCGCCTCAGTGAGGGTCGCCCTAGCCGTGCGCGCCGCCGTGGTAGAGCTCGGGGGAAGGGGGCCCGACCTCAAGTGGCCCAATGACCTCGTCTACGGCGAGAGGAAGGTGGGGGGCGTGCTCTCGGAATCCTTCGCCCGGGAGACGGGGGAGCTGGTCATCGTGGGCCTCGGCCTGAACGTGGGCTATCTCCCCGGCGAACTGGATATCGAAGCCCGCTTACCCCCCACCTCCCTGCTCATCGAGGAGGGGAGGACTTGGGACCGCATGGAGCTGCTGCGCGCCGCGCTGAGCGGCCTGCGGGACCGGTGGGGTGCGGCATGGGATGCCTGTATGGAGGAATACCGCGCGCACCTGGCCTTCCTGGGGCGCGAGGTGACGGTGAACCCGCCCTACGCCCTGGCGGGGAGCTCGGGGAGGAGGGAGGAGGAGGTACGCGGCCTCCTGCGCGGGGTGGACGAGGAGGGCAACCTCCTGCTGGAGGCCGGGGGCGAGCTGCTGCGCGTGGCCTCCGGGGACGTGGCCGGAGGCTGA
- a CDS encoding biotin transporter BioY — protein sequence MRISGKAVPETGAMAVAALLFAALTGIGAIIRIPLSPVPVTMQVLFVLLSGLVLGPVWGPVSQAMYLTMGACGAPFFAAPPHAGPAVLFGPTAGYLWGFLLASAAAGWIAGRDGQADGRDMRRALILALACAAGIAAVYLAGTSWLGAWLGASGKSPLLAYRLGVRPFILIDIMKAVTAAALAWTFPRRWFGLE from the coding sequence ATGCGCATATCGGGAAAAGCCGTCCCGGAAACGGGGGCCATGGCGGTCGCCGCGCTGCTCTTCGCGGCCCTCACGGGGATCGGAGCCATCATCAGGATCCCTCTTTCCCCCGTGCCGGTGACCATGCAGGTCCTTTTCGTGCTCCTCTCCGGTCTCGTCCTGGGACCGGTATGGGGACCGGTCTCCCAGGCCATGTACCTGACCATGGGAGCCTGCGGCGCCCCCTTCTTCGCCGCTCCCCCGCATGCCGGGCCGGCGGTCCTCTTCGGGCCCACCGCAGGATACCTATGGGGTTTCCTCCTCGCCTCGGCGGCCGCGGGATGGATAGCCGGCCGGGATGGTCAGGCGGACGGACGGGACATGCGGCGCGCTCTTATCCTGGCCCTCGCCTGCGCCGCCGGGATCGCGGCCGTCTACCTGGCGGGAACCTCCTGGCTGGGGGCATGGCTGGGAGCGAGCGGCAAGAGCCCTCTGCTTGCCTACCGCCTAGGGGTCAGGCCGTTCATTCTCATCGATATAATGAAAGCGGTGACGGCGGCCGCCCTGGCGTGGACCTTTCCGCGCCGCTGGTTCGGCCTGGAGTAA
- a CDS encoding pyruvate/oxaloacetate carboxyltransferase, which yields MEERKHRVGITDTTLRDAHQSLWATRMRLTDILPIAERIDEVGYYSVEVWGGATFDVCMRYLNEDPWDRLYRIREKFKRTKIQMLLRGQNIVAYRNFADDVLEEFIKHAVAGGMDIIRIFDALNDTRNMQKAIEFTKREGAHAQGTICYTISPVHDIEHFVQTAKELVEMGSDSICIKDMSGILAPYVAFELVSRLKEAVEVPIQLHSHASTGMASLSYIKAIEAGADVVDCAAAPLSLYTSQPAVESMIASLKGTPYEPDLDFEAIRDVSEYFEVVSKNRKLMGVEQPLIDVTVISHQIPGGMATNLIAQLEQQNALDRLEEVLEEIPVVRKDMGYPPLVTPTSQLVGTQAVFNVLLGERYKIIPREIENYVKGYYGRPAGPIGEELKRKALKGEEPITCRPADLLEPELPKAKRELDPELVEKEEDYISYAIFPDVALKFFQWRKNPVIEEEAPQKAMERRERMFLDGTSLEDLADRLATVVSEGVSQALQNLSVTVSLGGSPVHAETAGAAAPAARRAATAVEREELGLVMVRSPMVGTFYSTPSPGADPYVREGDEVEEGQTLCLIEVMKLFNEIPSPVAGRVKRILAEHGAGVEYDQVIMEIEPLGG from the coding sequence ATGGAAGAGAGAAAACACCGGGTCGGGATCACCGACACCACCTTGAGGGACGCGCACCAGTCCCTGTGGGCCACGCGCATGCGCCTCACCGATATCCTTCCCATCGCCGAGCGCATCGACGAGGTGGGGTACTATTCCGTGGAGGTGTGGGGAGGGGCCACCTTCGACGTTTGCATGCGCTACCTCAACGAGGACCCCTGGGACCGCCTCTACCGCATCCGGGAGAAGTTCAAGCGCACCAAGATACAGATGCTCCTGCGCGGGCAGAACATCGTGGCCTACCGCAACTTCGCCGACGACGTGCTGGAGGAGTTCATCAAGCACGCGGTGGCGGGAGGGATGGACATCATCCGCATCTTCGACGCCCTCAACGACACCCGCAACATGCAGAAGGCCATCGAGTTCACCAAGCGCGAGGGAGCCCACGCCCAGGGGACCATCTGTTACACCATCAGCCCCGTGCACGACATCGAGCACTTCGTGCAGACGGCCAAAGAACTGGTGGAGATGGGCTCCGACTCCATCTGCATCAAAGACATGTCGGGGATCCTCGCCCCCTACGTGGCCTTCGAGCTGGTGAGCAGGCTCAAGGAAGCGGTGGAGGTCCCCATCCAGCTCCACTCCCATGCCTCCACGGGCATGGCCTCGCTCTCCTACATCAAAGCCATCGAGGCGGGAGCGGACGTGGTGGACTGCGCCGCCGCCCCTCTCTCCCTCTACACCAGCCAGCCGGCGGTGGAGTCCATGATCGCCTCGTTGAAGGGCACTCCCTACGAGCCGGACCTGGACTTCGAGGCCATCCGCGACGTATCGGAATATTTCGAGGTGGTGTCCAAGAACCGCAAGCTCATGGGTGTGGAGCAGCCGCTCATCGACGTCACCGTCATCTCCCACCAGATCCCCGGGGGCATGGCCACCAACCTCATCGCCCAGCTCGAGCAGCAGAACGCCCTCGACCGCCTGGAGGAGGTGCTGGAGGAGATCCCCGTGGTGAGGAAGGACATGGGCTATCCCCCCCTGGTCACACCTACCAGCCAGCTGGTGGGAACCCAGGCGGTCTTCAACGTGCTGCTGGGAGAGCGCTACAAGATCATCCCGCGCGAGATCGAGAACTACGTCAAGGGTTATTACGGACGCCCCGCCGGGCCCATCGGCGAGGAGCTCAAGCGCAAGGCCCTCAAAGGCGAGGAGCCCATCACCTGCCGCCCCGCAGACCTCCTGGAGCCGGAGCTGCCCAAGGCCAAGCGGGAGCTGGACCCGGAGCTGGTGGAGAAGGAGGAGGATTACATCTCCTACGCCATCTTCCCGGACGTGGCCCTGAAGTTCTTCCAGTGGAGGAAGAACCCGGTGATCGAGGAAGAGGCGCCGCAGAAGGCCATGGAGCGGCGAGAGCGCATGTTCCTGGACGGCACCTCCCTGGAGGACCTCGCCGACCGCCTGGCGACGGTGGTTAGCGAGGGGGTGAGCCAGGCGCTGCAGAACCTCTCCGTGACCGTAAGCCTGGGAGGGAGCCCCGTCCACGCGGAGACGGCCGGCGCGGCCGCCCCCGCCGCCCGCCGCGCGGCCACCGCCGTGGAGCGCGAGGAGCTGGGCCTGGTGATGGTGCGCTCCCCCATGGTGGGCACCTTCTACTCCACCCCCTCGCCGGGCGCCGACCCCTACGTCAGGGAGGGCGACGAGGTGGAGGAAGGTCAGACCCTTTGCCTCATAGAGGTGATGAAGCTCTTCAACGAGATCCCCTCTCCCGTCGCGGGACGGGTGAAGCGCATCCTGGCCGAGCACGGCGCGGGGGTGGAATACGACCAGGTGATCATGGAGATCGAACCCCTGGGAGGATAG